AGTGTCGGCGAACGACTCTGTTCGTAGCGTATCCTTCGACGcgatttcatcgagatcgtgTGGCCGCGTTTCTTCCTTTTTGTACTGCGGCGTGTTGTATCGttgagagaaagagagacggtCAGTTGGGACAATCGACTCGAGCAAGAATATATCCGATACTGTTCACGTGATTCTTTGTTGTTCGATGGGAAACGTCCAAGTGACCGGGTGTCGAGTTTTTCGTTCCAGAATCGATGGATACCGATACGCACGATTCATTCACTTACGAATCCTCTGAGATCACACCACGCTTCGCTTAAGCTGCACTCTTATTTCGTATAAATTACACCATTGGCTCTCCCGTGACGCACCGATGCCGAACGGACCGCGTCCGGTGCGTCGAATTTCGAAGCCGCCGACGTGGCCCAATCTCGTCAACGATGCGTTCAATGTATCCTTattatacacatacatatcgTCGTTGATTTATCGTACAAAAAGCTTACAAATTATTATCACATATATACGTGTACGTACGTGCGTGCACGCGTACATAGGCTGAGTTCGAAGACGCTACGACGGCTGCCTTTTGTGTAACATCGATCGCCAAACTTAACGCGAACATAACGCTGATCAACATCGGATGCACGATATGGCACTCGATCTATTCTCgtcgatttttcattttccccCTCGATCGCAACGGGAAATTTTTGCGTTTGGGAATCTGTTACGCGCGGAAACGAGAACGTTATCTCAattccttcctcttcttacTCCTCTCACCTAATCACGCACCCACATACATACGCAGACACACACCTGTGTACGgtatatatttagtatttaatatttatatctatattattttatccacGTGTTCGCGTATGTAGTTTCGCACACCCTCAACACGATTTCTCACTCACGTATAtccaattaataaaatactatCTATAAGTTAAATAGTGGAGCGATGTGCCGCATCTCTTATCTACACATTTATCCGTACATGTAGCGAATCGCGCCCGCATGTACGTATACTTGTATATACTTGTATACCATCTATAATGTACGTATAAAAAAATAGCCCACAGACTTTTATAATAATTCGAATGATTGCCACAACTTACAAACGCTCTTGCTTCGATCTCGAAACGATACACGGTATCGTTCGGGACGTTCGTTCAGCGTCAGAAATTTCGTAGTTTCGTGCTTGAAATGAATGGTCATTTACTAGACGACCGAGTCGAATCGCTTAAACGCGAATCAGTTTACTCGGCCGACGCGTTTTTGATCAACGTCAATGATAATGCGTAGCTTCTATGTCTATTCGATAATCTCGCAAAaaagaataacaaaataaaagttGATTAGTCTATtgttcgtttcttttcttttctatttttcctcGTTTCGACATGAACgccgaaaaaatgaaaaaaaaaaagaaaaaaatatatcgcCCTCTCGGGGAATCGTCCACGAAAGAACCACGTTTTTCCGCGCGCCGTaacagataaaaaaaaaaagtaaaataaaaaatgaaaaaggaaaagaaaagaaaacaggaGAGAAATACACGACGTTCCCGTTAAGCTCtgtcgaaataaaaaataacaatattaacTTATGTCGCGTATCGGCACGCGCTTCACGCGCTACGCCGACAGTTACACAAAACTCTTTCGCTTCTTGttgtcttctttctttctagGTGCAGAAGCCAGAACAAGAAACAAGAAAACGTACTCTCGGATTCGGTTTTAAGTACACGAGGCTGCGAAGCGCCGTTTCGTCGTTGCTTCGTCAAAGAGAGTGAATGGCGGTGATAGGTATCGCGCGCAAGGTAAACGCATTGCCACGAATGCGAAACGCGAACGATTCGACTCGAACACTCGAAGAGGCCCCGGAAAGTTCAACACCAACTCTCGCTCTCCCGTTCTCCTACACCGTCGCTCTCCTCGTCGCTAGGCTCTTCACCGTACATGTCGGCCAACTTTCGGAATCTCGGACCAAAGTGAGACAAATAGTTGAACTTGAGATCTCCATCGTCGGTACCTGCGGGTGAAACATTGTAAAACGTTTAATTAACCGATTATACGACGATTACAGGTTGTTGAGCAGATTGTCTACGTACACGAAGCTAAAGACGACAAGGAACCCTCGGAATTGCCTTCACCCTCGTACGCGTAGTGTCTGACATCGTCAAACGGATTCGTGTCAGGATCCTTGTCACAGCTTTCCTTTTTGCCGTCCAGGAAACCGCAAATATCTGGTACTTCATCGGGCGCTTTAAAGAAAAGGAATAAGGGAGAAAGTAAGTAAGAAAGATATAGATGATTTTGTTGCGTCGCCACCCTTGCCTTCCTCTCACCTCTAGTTTGCAAACCAACAGGTGCTATTTTCGAATCGATTGGCGGGTCGTAAATAGTTCGCAGAACGTTCAAGTCGTAGCCGGTGTCAACCTCGCCGCCTCCTTCGTCCtcgtaattaattatattttcccTGATATCGTCCATGTCCTTGTACAAGTCGTCGGTCTTTCGCCTGTGCACCACCACCGCTAGCAAAAGTATCAACAAGATCGCTACGCAAACCAGTATCGCCACCAGAAAGTTAGTATCGATTCCAAAGGAAACAGCCTTGGCCATTCCGTGATCGCAGCCAGGATCCGCGTTTCTAGATAACGACGGCATTCCCAAGTTGTAAGTCTGAAACACGGGAGAATCGATTAGTGTTCGTCAAGGACACTTGTCACGTCTACTAATTCATTAACagtttttaattacatttccaTTAAAGGTCATGTTGCGTATGCAACCAACAAAGCCCCTGTCCGTCGGCTTGTAATCCCAACCCAGTTGCGAATGCAACTGCGCCAAGTTGCTCAACGACCCTCCGACTTGCATCGGGCTGTTGACGTTCAAAAATTCGTTCGACCCTTGCGGTGCTGTTAAACTCATGCAAGCCGAGATGCCGCAATTATCCACCTTCATCTCGATTGCCTGTTAAACGAACGAAAAGTAAACGATACATCCATTGCCTTTTAGATCCCGAGAAACGAACGAAATGGCACTTACGTTCTTCGTCCAGTAAACGTCAATCTTGTGGCTTTTGCCATCGGTGAGTTTGATTTGTCGCTGATCTAGCCTTGCGGTGCCGGTTCCGTAATCCACATAAAGAACCGCGTATCCCTGTTGCAGCTCCAAGGCCATAAAATCCTGAATCTTAATTTTAGGACTGTACGTCATCGGGCCGAAGTAGAACACCAGACCGTTGTCCACGTGAGGCGTTATCTCGAGACCTAAAAATCGTGCGAAGATTTTGAATGAACGATGAACGAGGAGAAAGAGAGGCGCAAGGAGAATGACGAAAACTGACCCAAGTGAGAATCGTCGCAAGCTTGACCAGGCGGCGGCATCACGGCCCATCCATCGCCATGGAAACCGATACCGAGGAGCTCGCATCTGGGTCCTTCGAGTCCTGGCGGACATTCGCAACGTTCGGCAAGAGGCGTGCCTCCGTTCAAGCAAACCAACGGCTCGGCTATGTGACAGGTACAAAGCGGATCCACGATCGCTCGTACGCCGACGAACGAACTGGTGTTCGTGTAAACCGCGTACGGCTCCGTGCTGACGTTCAAGTAGCTGCGACAAGAATTGTTGCAATGCAGCTTCTCGAAGAGACACTCGTCGATATTCACCAGCAACACGTCGGTCTTTAGCTCTCGCTCGATTTCTTTGGTCTGTTGCGCCAATATCGTGTTCAGTTTCTCGGGGGCGTAATAAGGGCTACCGTGAGCCGAAAATCGTACGTCCAGCAAATTCTTGTCGTTGTGATGCGGAGAATGAAGCACCGTGAACACGTCCACGTTCTCCACCGAGGTGTTCAACATGTTTGCTATCCTCTCTTGGAATATCTCCTTCTTGCTGACGCCGGATTCGTCGGGCGCGACAAACTCCTCGGCGTTCATTCCGTAGAAACGCACCGAGCCGGACCTGGACACTGCTTCTTCGGGCAGCTCTCTTACGGTTACGTTCACGTAAGCGTTCACTTGATGTCGCGGGATAAGCAGACTATGCTCGGTCACGACGAACTTCAGAACGAACGTGTCGTTGGACACACCGGACAGCAAAGTGATCATGCCGGTTTCTTTGTTTAAATGAAAGCCTTCGGGGGTGACGGAGGCCCAAGCGAAATGTTTGTCAGGCAAGTCCCAATCGTCCGCGTCGTTTACGTAGACCCGACCGATCTCAGTACTGGGCGCCTCCCCTTTGTAGTTGTACACGAATATAGAGCTGGAACCTTCGGACATCGGGTTGTCGTTCTCGTCGCCGATTATCACGGTCAACGTTGATGTTCCCGTCATCGGTGGCTGACCGCTGTCCGTGATCGCTATCGCGATATCGTAACTCTTTCGTTCCTCGCGATCGAACTTGACCCGCGCGAACAGATCGGCGTCGCGAATCGCAAACTTGTCGAGAATCGACTCGTCGGCGGTATTCTCGTCGATCTGGAAATGAAACGGAGGCCCGTTCTCGTCCGAGTCCCAGTCCCGAGCTTTTAATTCCGTGATCTTTCCAGGCAGTTTGTTCTCCCCCCAAACCACCGGATACGGCATATCGAGGAACGGTGCATTGTCGTTTATATCGATCAACGTGATGTTCACCATCACCAATTCTCGCAAAGCGGTCGGAGAACCGTCTTCGTCCCGCGCCATCACGATTACCTGAAACACGTAACGCCGATTTATCGGTAATACTTCCTTACCGATTTCCACCCTCGTTCCTCGAAAGATACTTACGGTCCACATGGAATAACCATACGGTGCGTCTCGGTCCAGTGGTTTCTTCAGTGTCATGCAGCCGGATTTATCGATACCGATCAAAGGTTGTTGATCTTCTTTCACGATGAAATACGCAATGTGCTGATCGGCGTTTCTGTCCTTTATGTCAGGATCGTAGGCAACCACGGTGGTGATGCATCCTGTAAAGTATCGAGTATCGTTTAGCCGCGTTTAAATCGGAAAACTACaaacgcgtttttctcgaGTCGAGATCTTACCTTCGACCAGCGTCTCTTCTTTGATCGTCGGATTCTTGTTGAAATCCTCGAAGACCGGTGGATTGTCGTTTACGTTCTCGATAAAGATCTTGACTTGGGCAGTGTCGTTGTACACGCCGTCGAACGCTCTGACGGTCAAGTTGTATTCCGTGATCTTTTCGTAATCCAAAGGTTTTTTCACGCGAATCTTGCCGGTGGTGTCCTCGATATAGAAGCTGTCGTCGGTGTTACCGTATATGATGCTGTAGGTAACCGGGCTGGCGGTGTCGGAGTCGAGTGCCTTCACTTCCGTGACCGGAGCGTTGATATTCGCGTTCTCGAGGATCGAATTGGCCGTGTAAACGGCTTGCGTGAAATGAGGAGCGTTGTCGTTTTTGTCGGCGATCTCGATTCGAAACACCTGCTGGCCCTTGTTGTGCTCGCCGGTTTTGAATAGAGCGCTAGGAGAATTGTCCACCGCGATCACCTTCACGTTGTACGTGTCCTCTTGTTCTCTGTCAAAGGTGGTTAAAGTGGTGATGTTGCCGGTGTACTTGTCGATGGCGAACAAGTCGCGAAAATTGTCCAGTTCGTAGGTAACCTTTTGCAAAACGGAACGGTAAGATTAGTGGAAACGACAGGTAGAAAATAATTAGGTCAGCTAATAATAAGGTACCTGATTATGAGCAGAAGTTCCATCGGCGTCGATGGCTCGCACTTGCATCACGGGTACACCGGCTGGTTCGTTCTCGAGTACGCTaccttttttcatttcacgaAACACCGGAATGTTGTCGTTCACATCCAACACCTCGATGTCGACCACTGTCTCGGCAGCCAGTTGGTATTTATTTTGTACGCGCACGATCAACGTGTACACCGTGTTGCTCTCGTAGTCGAGACGCCGCGCGAGCTTGATGTCGGCTACGTCCTTAGTCGATTCCAATCTGTCGATAAGAAAAGAACGTTGCGTCGAGAAGGAAGACGCTGAGTATCGCGACGACGAATTCACCCTCGATACCTGAACGTGTTTCCTTTGTTGGTTTGCTCCGTTCTACCTGGGACCAGTTCGAAGAGAACACCGCTGTTGTCCCCGCTGTTCGAAACGGCTCTCAATCGCACGAGGCTCGCGTCAAAATCGCTAAAATTCTCCTGAAGTCGGATCGGTTCCGAAGGTCTCGGCAAGAAAGCGGGAGCTTTCTTGTGAGACTCGACCACCCGAATGTCCAGATCGATCACGCTCGACTTTTGACTTTCACCACCCTGGTCTTCCGCCGTGGCGGTCATGCTAAATTTGTAGTCCGGATTTCTCTGCAAAAGTTCCACCCGTTGATCGTTGATCGTCTATCGCGAACCAGACGGTTCGAACCCGCGATACTCACGTCGATGGTTTTGTTCAAAAATATCACGCCAGTGTTGCGATCTATGCGGAAATAGACGCCGTCTTCCGCCCTCTTCGGTGACAGGCTGTAGTAGACGACCGAATTGTTGCCGTCGTCGATATCCGTGGCGGAGACCCTCATCACCTCCCGTCCCAAAGGTAAATCTTGCGGTACTGACTCGGTGTACGCCTACGCAACGAGCATCGCGTATCAACCggaaaacaaacaaaatttgCTTTCGTTCGGAACGATATCGTTTCAATTCCTCCTTCTCTGATAGCGTCTCTTTCCTGTTTCTGTTTTCTTTCTAAAGAAAACCTACGTGTGCATGCGTTGATATCTATGCTATGCAACGAAAAAAGCAGCGAAGGCACGATCGACAGGATCGCGCAATTTCCCCCGCCCGAAATTGTAACGAACCTTGTTCACGATTTTGATCAGCTAGATCCTGCCGATCGAATTCGCGCAAGCGATCGATCGTGAAACAAAAATGACACGCATGCATCCTCCTCGGCATTCGCAAGTATACATTCGCATTCGTATTCGCATTCTCAGCATTCCCACCCACGACAAACACTGAAAATAACTTTTACACCGCAAAGATTCGAGACCAACCTTCCATACGTATCCACGAAAGACCTGAGTTtaggagagagaaaaaaaaaaaaagaaagaaatcgaAGCAGAAGATGGTTAGTGTGACACAGTCGTATGATAAAAGGTGAAAGTACGCGTTTATCGATGAACGATGCAAAAAGTGTTCGTTAGGGGGAAATTCGATTGGTCCGGTGGCAAGGCATGCATCCTACGAGGCGACGAAATACGGGAGAAATTGGTTTTCGCGGTCGTCGAGGAGACCTCGAGAATTCACGCTTGGAAATCCTTTATTCGTGATTTCGAGCGGTAAAATAAGCAACGCGGAATCGCGCGAAAGCGATTCGACGTTAGCGATCGGTACGCGGGGAAACTATGGACGAATCGATTGACCCGTAAAACGTTCGATTCGAATTCGTTTTACCAAAGACACGTACCACTTTGTCGAAAACGGGCGAGTTGTCGTTCACGTCCTCGATGGTAACTTTAAACGTGCACACGTCGTCGAGTTGAGGTCTTCCATTGTCGGTAGCCAGCACGGTCAGGTAAGCCTCCTTCTCTCGAGCTGGCTCGTCCCTGTCCAACATCTGCGTCGTTCTGATCAACCCGGTCCTGTTGTTGATCTCGAATTTCAGCTTTTCACCAGGAGCGGTGACGAAGCTGTACGTGATCGTACCTGCGAACGGGGAAACGTTCTACACTCTAACGCTTACGACGGAGCCGATCGACTTACCTCCGTCGTCTGGATGGTCCCTGTCCTCCGCGTGCACTTGAATCACCACGGTGCCCGCTGGTTCCTCCTCCTTCACAACCGGCCCGTAATTCGAACAATTCGAAAACACCGGCTTGTGATTGTGATTTTCCCCCTGCTGCATCTGCGAACCCGTACAATCAAGATTCGGTTCAATTTCCGTTCGAGAACGTACGAATGATTCAGCACGGAGgggaaaacgaaagaaaatgtaataaaGAAGGGAATCGAGAAGCACTTACCGTTAATTCTTCGTCGATCGAGAGCTGCGATCTCGCGTCCAGGTGTCTGGAATGCCTCAATCTCGTTGCATCGGCTGAAACGGAAAGAAAACACGGGACTCGTTAGAAATTCCGCTTTTTCTACCGTACAAAAGGCAGacgggaaggcgcgcgagcTAGGGATCCTCGAGGATCAGGAGCAGGCTTTTCTCTCTCGTTCCCCGTATCCGGTAGGTTGGCGCCGTAACACGGCCCCGTAAAAGCTTTCGATTTTACGCTGACGAGACGACGATAAATAATCGACGACGAACCCCGCGAAAGATCGAACCCAACGCGTCTCGACTGCCAAATCGTCcgataattatttcaatttccctCGTCGCGTCTAATATATACGGTGTAGAAAAAAGCGTAAAGTAGATTTCCATTAACGAAGCTCGAGTTAATACAGAATTATGAAGCGAACCTGATACGAGAGTGTAATTGGTAATT
The genomic region above belongs to Osmia bicornis bicornis chromosome 9, iOsmBic2.1, whole genome shotgun sequence and contains:
- the LOC114880680 gene encoding DE-cadherin — its product is MSRLLNDRHIVRAWARPQRLLLSFLFLCGILADATRLRHSRHLDARSQLSIDEELTMQQGENHNHKPVFSNCSNYGPVVKEEEPAGTVVIQVHAEDRDHPDDGGTITYSFVTAPGEKLKFEINNRTGLIRTTQMLDRDEPAREKEAYLTVLATDNGRPQLDDVCTFKVTIEDVNDNSPVFDKVAYTESVPQDLPLGREVMRVSATDIDDGNNSVVYYSLSPKRAEDGVYFRIDRNTGVIFLNKTIDRNPDYKFSMTATAEDQGGESQKSSVIDLDIRVVESHKKAPAFLPRPSEPIRLQENFSDFDASLVRLRAVSNSGDNSGVLFELVPGRTEQTNKGNTFRLESTKDVADIKLARRLDYESNTVYTLIVRVQNKYQLAAETVVDIEVLDVNDNIPVFREMKKGSVLENEPAGVPVMQVRAIDADGTSAHNQVTYELDNFRDLFAIDKYTGNITTLTTFDREQEDTYNVKVIAVDNSPSALFKTGEHNKGQQVFRIEIADKNDNAPHFTQAVYTANSILENANINAPVTEVKALDSDTASPVTYSIIYGNTDDSFYIEDTTGKIRVKKPLDYEKITEYNLTVRAFDGVYNDTAQVKIFIENVNDNPPVFEDFNKNPTIKEETLVEGCITTVVAYDPDIKDRNADQHIAYFIVKEDQQPLIGIDKSGCMTLKKPLDRDAPYGYSMWTVIVMARDEDGSPTALRELVMVNITLIDINDNAPFLDMPYPVVWGENKLPGKITELKARDWDSDENGPPFHFQIDENTADESILDKFAIRDADLFARVKFDREERKSYDIAIAITDSGQPPMTGTSTLTVIIGDENDNPMSEGSSSIFVYNYKGEAPSTEIGRVYVNDADDWDLPDKHFAWASVTPEGFHLNKETGMITLLSGVSNDTFVLKFVVTEHSLLIPRHQVNAYVNVTVRELPEEAVSRSGSVRFYGMNAEEFVAPDESGVSKKEIFQERIANMLNTSVENVDVFTVLHSPHHNDKNLLDVRFSAHGSPYYAPEKLNTILAQQTKEIERELKTDVLLVNIDECLFEKLHCNNSCRSYLNVSTEPYAVYTNTSSFVGVRAIVDPLCTCHIAEPLVCLNGGTPLAERCECPPGLEGPRCELLGIGFHGDGWAVMPPPGQACDDSHLGLEITPHVDNGLVFYFGPMTYSPKIKIQDFMALELQQGYAVLYVDYGTGTARLDQRQIKLTDGKSHKIDVYWTKNAIEMKVDNCGISACMSLTAPQGSNEFLNVNSPMQVGGSLSNLAQLHSQLGWDYKPTDRGFVGCIRNMTFNGNTYNLGMPSLSRNADPGCDHGMAKAVSFGIDTNFLVAILVCVAILLILLLAVVVHRRKTDDLYKDMDDIRENIINYEDEGGGEVDTGYDLNVLRTIYDPPIDSKIAPVGLQTRAPDEVPDICGFLDGKKESCDKDPDTNPFDDVRHYAYEGEGNSEGSLSSLASCTDDGDLKFNYLSHFGPRFRKLADMYGEEPSDEESDGVGERESESWC